In Archaeoglobaceae archaeon, the sequence CCATCTGGCTCCAGGAAGGACTTTTTTGGGCGTTGGAGCTGGAGAAGCGATGAACATTCTACCTTTCGGGATAAAATGGGATAGGTTCAACATGCTTAAAGAGGGTATAGAGATCACAAAGAAGCTCTGGGAAGGTGAGACCTTTTCTTATTCTGGAAAGGCATTCAAACTTGAAAATGCGTTTCTCCAGATCAAACCTGTGCAAAAGATTCCGATTTACGTTGGTGCAAACGGTAAAAAAACGAGAGAACTCACTGGGATGCTCTGCGATGGCTGGATGCCAATAGTCGAAACTCCAAAGACATACAAAGAGAATCTTCAAGACGTGAAAAGAGGGGCTGAGAAAGCTGGGCGAAATCTCGATGAGATCGACACTGCATTGCAGATCTACACCGCGATCGATTACGACAGTAGTCAGGCGATGGAAAGGGCAAGACGTTTTGCGGGCATAGTCATTTCAGCCCTCGAAAAGGTTGAGCAAGCCGGCTATACTCTCGATGTTCCGAAGGATTTCTCGAAGAGATTTTATTTTGAGAGATTGATGCTTACAGACGATTCGCTCTCGAAGTTCATCGAATACGCTTCAAGAGTAAGCGACGAAATTCTGGCGGATTTCTTCATAGTCGGAAATCCAGAGGAGTGCATTTCTAAGATAGAAGAATTCAGAAAGGCGGGCGTTAAGCATTTGATGGTCATAAACGTCGGACCAGATCCAAAGCTTGTGATGAAAATCTATGCTGAGAAGATAATACCCGCTTTCAGAGAGGATTAACCCTGTCGAAATATTTATATCAAATATTTATATCCGTCATATTTTTAATTAATCCTATGAAGCGATTAAGATCAGAATGGCTGTTGTTCGCTTCCCTGATTTTCTTGCTTCCGATTGCTTTTGGTGCGCTGACAATTTACGACACTTTCGAAAAAGAGCTCTTAAACGAGACTTTGAATGTCCCGATGGAGAACTACGCCTATGTTAGCTTTTACATAAGCTTAACTGGGAAAACCCAGAACAGGGTTTCTGTTGATGTGACTGAAATAAATGGCAAATACGTAAACATTTACATTTTCGACGAGGAAAACTTCAACCTTTACAGAGAAGGTAGAACTGCGGGTCCAATTTTCTCTGCAAGAGCTGAAAAGACGTATTCGAAGGTCTTTATTCCTGAAAAAAGTGGAAACTATTACGTTGTTATTGAGAACAGAGACCCCTTCAAAAAAACAGTTCGAGTGCAAGTTACATGGAAATATGGCGTTTCAGCTCCGGATTTGATTCCCGAATTTGTTGAAGCTCACCCTTCCGAGGTTTTCTGGGGTGAAAAAGTTTACGTTGACTTCAAAATAAAGAACTACAGCCCCGTAAAAGCTGGAACCCATGAAGTTGCGGTGTATCTTGAAGGCGAGGACGGAAAACTATACGAGCTCGATCGCATAAAGGTTGATCAGATCCTTGCTGAAGAAGTGAAGAGCCTCAGTTGTGAAAAAGTAATCTCAGACAAGGTTCCGAGAGGTTTGTATCGCGTAAAAATCGTTGCGGATTCAATGAATCAGGTCGAGGAATACAACGAGACGAACAACACGATCTACGGAGCCAAGATTTTTGTTAAGGGCAGCTCTTTGACACCTTCAGGTGCAAGAAGCCCAGGCTTTGAGCTTCTGCTTTCACTTATTGCATTAATCGGAATTGCACTATTGTTCAGAAAGCGTTAAATTCAGCTCAAAAATTTTTATAAAAAATAAA encodes:
- a CDS encoding CARDB domain-containing protein; the encoded protein is MKRLRSEWLLFASLIFLLPIAFGALTIYDTFEKELLNETLNVPMENYAYVSFYISLTGKTQNRVSVDVTEINGKYVNIYIFDEENFNLYREGRTAGPIFSARAEKTYSKVFIPEKSGNYYVVIENRDPFKKTVRVQVTWKYGVSAPDLIPEFVEAHPSEVFWGEKVYVDFKIKNYSPVKAGTHEVAVYLEGEDGKLYELDRIKVDQILAEEVKSLSCEKVISDKVPRGLYRVKIVADSMNQVEEYNETNNTIYGAKIFVKGSSLTPSGARSPGFELLLSLIALIGIALLFRKR
- a CDS encoding LLM class flavin-dependent oxidoreductase; the protein is MRFGNLLSPPMPPLDRAMKIAIQSDEMGFYSLVIPDHTLMVPPGLTPNALAILSAVAMKTQKIKLGTGVTDFVRYHPSILAQFFATLDHLAPGRTFLGVGAGEAMNILPFGIKWDRFNMLKEGIEITKKLWEGETFSYSGKAFKLENAFLQIKPVQKIPIYVGANGKKTRELTGMLCDGWMPIVETPKTYKENLQDVKRGAEKAGRNLDEIDTALQIYTAIDYDSSQAMERARRFAGIVISALEKVEQAGYTLDVPKDFSKRFYFERLMLTDDSLSKFIEYASRVSDEILADFFIVGNPEECISKIEEFRKAGVKHLMVINVGPDPKLVMKIYAEKIIPAFRED